A part of Aspergillus oryzae RIB40 DNA, chromosome 7 genomic DNA contains:
- a CDS encoding serine/threonine-protein kinase (ribosomal protein S6 kinase and related proteins): MANRRLCSYSKPLLNSSKSSWFIIRANGFALFSRSLSSLVRFFSNAVFLRYSKLKETHLAPLTQTFTRSSSTSTIKAESGEETPVVSQAPTPTISTSNINGISASESLVSPPVAPVKPGILIVTLHEGRDFALSPQYQQIFNSHFQNNYAMRPSSSSSHSTHGQAASFVHNGRPQSTSGGINAAPTIHGRYSTKYLPYALLDFEKNQVFVDAVSGSPENPLWAGDNTAFKFDVSRKTELNVQLYLRNPAARPGAGRSEDIFLGAVKVHPRFEETQQFVEDPKLSKKDNQKAAAAHAAQERHLGQLGAEWLDLQFGTGSIKIGVKFVENKQQSLKLEDFELLKVVGKGSFGKVMQVMKKDTGRIYALKTIRKAHIISRSEVTHTLAERSVLAQINNPFIVPLKFSFQSPEKLYFVLAFVNGGELFHHLQREQRFDINRARFYTAELLCALECLHGFKVIYRDLKPENILLDYTGHIALCDFGLCKLDMKDEDRTNTFCGTPEYLAPELLLGNGYTKSVDWWTLGVLLYEMLTGLPPFYDENTNDMYRKILQEPLTFPSTDIVPAAARDLLTRLLDRDPQRRLGANGAAEIKSHHFFANIDWRKLLQRKYEPSFRPNVVDARDTANFDREFTSEAPQDSYVEGPVLSQTMQQQFEGWSYNRPVAGLGDAGGSVRDPSFGSIPE, from the exons ATGGCTAACCGTAGATTGTGCTCGTACTCTAAGCCTTTGTTAAACTCCTCGAAGTCGTCATGGTTCATCATTCGAGCAAACGGCTTCGCTTTGTTTAGTagatctctttcctccttggtgcgtttcttctccaatgccGTGTTCTTGCGGTATTCAA AATTAAAGGAAACCCACCTTGCGCCTTTGACGCAAACCTTTACCCGGTCCTCATCTACATCCACCATTAAGGCCGAGTCCGGGGAAGAAACCCCTGTGGTTTCGCAGGCTCCGACTCCGACTATCTCCACGTCAAACATCAATGGAATCA GTGCCTCGGAATCTCTCGTATCGCCTCCCGTGGCTCCCGTTAAGCCCGGTATTCTGATCGTCACCCTCCACGAAGGCCGAGATTTCGCTCTTTCCCCGCAATACCAACAGATCTTCAATTCGCATTTCCAAAACAACTATGCTATGCGCCCGAGCTCCTCGTCCTCTCACTCCACCCATGGCCAAGCTGCGTCATTCGTCCATAATGGCCGTCCTCAGTCGACTAGCGGAGGTATCAATGCGGCGCCCACAATCCACGGTCGGTATTCGACAAAGTATCTTCCCTACGCTTTGTTAGATTTCGAGAAGAACCAGGTTTTCGTCGACGCAGTTTCAGGGTCGCCCGAGAATCCCCTCTGGGCCGGAGACAACACCGCCTTCAAATTCGATGTCTCCCGTAAGACGGAATTGAACGTCCAGCTCTATCTCCGGAACCCGGCCGCTCGGCCCGGTGCCGGTCGAAGTgaggatatcttcctcgGTGCCGTCAAGGTACACCCGCGCTTCGAAGAAACCCAACAGTTTGTGGAGGACCCCAAACtcagcaagaaggacaaCCAGAAGGCGGCTGCGGCCCACGCAGCCCAGGAGCGCCATTTGGGCCAGTTGGGCGCAGAATGGCTAGACCTTCAATTCGGTACCGGATCGATCAAAATCGGTGTTAAGTTCGTTGAGAACAAGCAGCAAAGCTTGAAGCTGGAGGACTTCGAGTTGTTGAAGGTCGTGGGTAAAGGTAGTTTCGGCAAGGTCATGCAGGTcatgaagaaagatacaGGCCGTATCTATGCCCTCAAGACTATCCGTAAGGCTCACATCATTTCACGGTCGGAAGTCACGCACACTCTCGCCGAGAGATCGGTGCTTGCACAGATCAATAATCCTTTCATTGTCCCCTTGAAGTTTTCCTTCCAGTCCCCAGAGAAATTGTACTTCGTTCTTGCTTTCGTAAACGGTGGAGAGCTgttccaccacctccaacgAGAGCAGCGTTTCGATATCAACCGTGCCCGTTTCTACACGGCTGAGCTGCTTTGCGCATTGGAGTGTCTGCATGGCTTCAAGGTCATTTACCGTGATCTCAAGCCGGAAAACATTCTCCTCGACTATACGGGACACATTGCTCTTTGCGACTTTGGTCTCTGCAAGTTAGACatgaaggatgaagatcggACGAACA CCTTCTGTGGAACCCCTGAATATCTTGCACCTGAGTTGCTATTGGGCAACGGATATACCAAGTCTGTTGACTGGTGGACGCTGGGTGTCCTCCTGTATGAGATGTTGACAGGTCTTCCTCCATTCTACGACGAAAACACCAACGACATGTACCGAAAAATTTTGCAGGAGCCCCTGACTTTCCCCAGCACAGATATTGTACCCGCTGCTGCTCGGGACCTTCTGACACGACTGCTTGACCGTGACCCGCAGCGTCGACTGGGTGCCAATGGTGCTGCAGAAATCAAGTCGCATCACTTCTTTGCCAACATTGATTGGCGTAAGCTGCTCCAGCGGAAATACGAACCAAGCTTCCGACCCAACGTG GTTGACGCGCGTGACACCGCCAACTTCGACCGGGAGTTCACATCCGAGGCACCTCAAGACTCATATGTGGAGGGCCCCGTTTTGTCCCAGACTATGCAGCAGCAGTTTGAAGGCTGGTCTTACAATCGCCCGGTTGCTGGTCTTGGAGATGCTGGCGGCAGTGTTCGGGACCCATCTTTCGGCAGCATTCCCGAATAA